One Thermofilum pendens Hrk 5 DNA segment encodes these proteins:
- a CDS encoding DUF402 domain-containing protein: MIRVRGIHSTAIAGLLDEAGFRFADLSQELLARIPQLRVEERVLVTVKDTDDRSGVVVLGDRAVVEKVAYLLRAVIPGALVSYVGEGPYTTYAVRLLSRVEGDVYEAEYSPGKRTTVKLRRPHVEGEVIMAHVIRASPEAPLLKEGVAITGSLVRLVQFDRHSVSEHIRDENLRLQLLTLAMTSAPTGWGVHFRSASKRASIVDVMAEIKALSEKAEKILKEVAPKEPGVVVPGEAIAIVEIPADASIRMDALRSRYYPTLPLHHLLKRLGDDELSRAVDFSERLLAGCEKCLSSTGAIEVFLERLSSLKGRQVSVLHRKVAGAGHVWSAEVESVKRMTVVLKRVVSSPGLYDGFEGLKREPGDVIRSYTWLFGRAVVHFYTSARGELKGVYVNINAPVFFAGNANTLGYVDLGVDVTRAADEEPKVVDLAEFLDLVERGVLDKQLAGSYLEFAESVKHLLEKDIGEDLPARIMQAQKSIFSFETDKLLAV; the protein is encoded by the coding sequence ATGATTAGAGTTAGGGGGATTCACAGCACGGCGATAGCGGGGCTCTTGGACGAGGCTGGTTTCCGCTTCGCGGACCTCAGCCAGGAGCTCCTGGCGCGTATCCCCCAGCTGAGGGTGGAGGAACGCGTTCTCGTCACCGTTAAGGACACAGATGACAGGAGCGGCGTAGTAGTACTGGGCGACCGCGCTGTTGTCGAAAAAGTGGCATACCTCCTCCGCGCGGTCATCCCGGGAGCTCTAGTTAGCTACGTGGGCGAAGGTCCCTATACGACGTACGCGGTGAGGCTTCTCTCGAGGGTGGAGGGCGACGTCTACGAGGCGGAGTATTCGCCCGGGAAACGCACGACGGTCAAGCTTCGTCGCCCTCACGTAGAAGGCGAGGTGATAATGGCCCACGTGATCAGGGCCTCCCCGGAGGCCCCCTTGCTAAAGGAGGGGGTGGCGATTACGGGGAGCCTCGTGAGGCTGGTACAGTTCGACAGGCACAGTGTAAGCGAGCACATCAGGGACGAGAACCTTAGACTGCAGCTGTTAACGCTCGCTATGACGAGCGCGCCGACGGGGTGGGGTGTTCACTTCAGGAGTGCGTCGAAGAGGGCGAGCATAGTCGACGTAATGGCGGAGATTAAGGCTCTAAGCGAGAAGGCCGAGAAAATCCTTAAGGAAGTCGCGCCGAAAGAGCCCGGCGTAGTTGTTCCCGGTGAGGCGATAGCGATAGTAGAGATCCCGGCGGACGCGTCGATACGGATGGATGCGCTTCGATCGCGCTACTACCCGACGCTACCGCTCCACCACCTTCTTAAGCGGCTGGGAGACGACGAGCTCAGCAGGGCTGTAGATTTCTCGGAGAGGCTCCTCGCAGGTTGCGAGAAGTGCCTATCGAGTACGGGGGCAATAGAGGTTTTCCTGGAGAGGCTCTCCTCGCTTAAAGGGCGCCAGGTAAGCGTGTTGCACAGGAAGGTCGCGGGCGCAGGCCACGTTTGGAGCGCTGAAGTGGAAAGCGTGAAAAGAATGACTGTCGTTTTGAAGCGTGTAGTATCGTCGCCAGGTCTATACGACGGCTTCGAAGGCTTAAAGCGAGAACCTGGAGATGTTATCCGCTCATATACCTGGCTTTTCGGGAGGGCGGTCGTCCACTTTTACACTTCGGCCCGGGGAGAATTGAAGGGGGTATACGTTAACATAAATGCTCCGGTATTCTTCGCCGGCAACGCTAACACCCTTGGCTACGTAGACCTAGGGGTAGACGTTACCCGTGCAGCAGATGAAGAGCCGAAAGTAGTGGATCTCGCCGAGTTCCTAGACCTCGTGGAAAGAGGGGTTCTAGACAAACAGCTAGCAGGTAGCTACCTAGAGTTCGCGGAGTCCGTGAAGCATCTCTTGGAAAAGGATATTGGGGAAGATCTCCCGGCTAGGATTATGCAGGCACAAAAAAGCATATTTTCATTTGAAACGGACAAGCTATTAGCAGTGTGA
- a CDS encoding arginine--tRNA ligase, which yields MSSLYNPHEFLVDNVKRQVAEFLVSKGFAVEPAQVEVRKAPKTFGDLAVPLFTISKVVKGLSVEEVSTLFGGFKPSGLVKSSKVENNFLNLVVDEKRYAEVVYSSVVRLGDNYGFVPAETRERIIVEHVSANPIHPLHVGHLRNGVLGDSLVRLLRARGHEVKAHFYVDDVGLQVAYAAKAFSIVGGEGQGKKDHFVGTLYTAINLLIEVKKLREKAKSASGDELAEINSKVSEYLWRLGELSEKFPGLIEKLLEWVEKTEDPEAELRRLNRMYEEGDPSTVKLTRRVLDYCLEGIRETLDRLGISFDSWDWESELTVWSGATSDVIDKLRGLGLVERRDGALVFRADLLAESEDVRRAAGIPPGFTVTPMTLVRSDGTTLYTTRDIAYSIWKLSRADRVINVIAVQQTLAQAQLRLALYALGYRDVGRRLIHYSYEMVNLPGTRMSSRRGVYVSADEVIEEAVARAKEEIAKRGVGDVGDAEKVGIGALKFFFLSQTPGKVLTFDWKRVLDFEQNSGPFVQYSYVRALGILRKASEEHIRPDELNVGDVGEEEHPLILLVGEFPNVVKEAADNLRPDLLASYLNTLATEFNRYYDSYPVLRAPTTSKKYSRLAVVKMVEQTLKNGMKLLGIEAPQRM from the coding sequence ATGAGTAGCTTGTACAATCCTCACGAGTTCCTAGTCGACAACGTGAAGAGACAGGTGGCAGAGTTTCTAGTATCCAAGGGTTTCGCCGTGGAGCCGGCGCAGGTAGAGGTGCGAAAAGCTCCGAAGACGTTTGGCGATCTCGCAGTTCCCCTTTTCACCATCTCTAAGGTGGTGAAGGGGCTGAGCGTAGAGGAGGTGTCCACGCTTTTCGGGGGCTTTAAACCATCGGGACTCGTGAAGTCGTCGAAAGTGGAGAACAACTTTCTGAACCTCGTGGTCGACGAGAAAAGATACGCGGAGGTAGTCTATAGTAGTGTTGTTAGGCTCGGCGATAACTACGGGTTCGTGCCGGCCGAGACGAGAGAGAGGATCATAGTAGAACATGTAAGCGCAAACCCCATACACCCACTTCACGTAGGGCACCTGAGGAACGGAGTTCTCGGAGACTCGCTGGTAAGGCTTTTGCGCGCCAGGGGTCACGAGGTGAAGGCTCACTTCTACGTAGACGACGTGGGGTTGCAGGTTGCATATGCGGCTAAAGCCTTCAGCATAGTGGGTGGGGAGGGTCAAGGGAAGAAGGATCACTTCGTCGGAACGCTCTACACAGCGATCAACCTCTTAATAGAGGTCAAGAAGCTAAGGGAGAAAGCTAAGAGTGCTAGCGGCGACGAGCTCGCCGAGATAAACAGCAAGGTCTCCGAGTATCTGTGGCGTCTTGGAGAGCTCTCCGAGAAGTTTCCAGGGTTGATCGAGAAGCTGTTAGAGTGGGTCGAGAAAACTGAGGACCCCGAAGCCGAGCTACGCAGGTTGAACAGGATGTACGAAGAGGGTGACCCGTCGACCGTAAAGCTTACGAGGCGCGTGCTCGATTACTGCCTTGAAGGTATAAGGGAAACCCTTGATAGGCTCGGCATATCGTTCGATAGCTGGGACTGGGAGAGCGAGCTGACCGTGTGGAGCGGCGCGACAAGCGACGTTATAGACAAGCTTAGGGGGCTCGGGCTGGTGGAGAGAAGGGACGGCGCCCTGGTGTTCAGAGCTGACCTGCTAGCGGAGTCCGAGGATGTCCGCCGCGCGGCGGGCATTCCCCCCGGGTTCACCGTTACGCCTATGACCCTTGTGAGGTCGGACGGTACGACTCTCTACACGACTAGGGATATTGCGTACTCGATTTGGAAGCTTTCGAGAGCCGACCGCGTAATCAACGTGATCGCCGTTCAGCAGACGCTGGCCCAGGCCCAGTTGAGGCTAGCATTGTACGCGCTCGGCTACAGGGACGTGGGCAGGAGGCTTATCCACTACTCGTACGAGATGGTGAACCTGCCCGGGACCAGGATGTCCAGCAGAAGGGGTGTCTACGTCTCTGCGGACGAGGTAATAGAGGAGGCTGTCGCCAGGGCAAAGGAGGAGATAGCAAAGAGGGGGGTAGGCGACGTAGGCGACGCGGAAAAGGTAGGTATAGGCGCACTAAAGTTCTTCTTCCTCTCACAGACTCCGGGCAAGGTGCTGACCTTCGACTGGAAACGCGTACTGGACTTCGAGCAAAACAGCGGGCCATTCGTGCAGTACTCCTACGTGAGGGCTCTGGGGATACTCAGAAAGGCCTCGGAGGAACATATACGCCCCGACGAGCTGAACGTAGGCGACGTAGGAGAAGAGGAGCACCCATTGATACTTCTAGTTGGAGAGTTTCCCAACGTGGTGAAAGAGGCAGCCGACAACCTGAGACCAGACCTCCTAGCCTCTTACCTCAACACCCTGGCTACGGAGTTCAACCGCTACTACGACAGCTACCCCGTGCTCAGGGCGCCCACCACCTCCAAGAAGTACTCGAGGCTTGCCGTCGTGAAAATGGTGGAGCAAACACTGAAAAACGGCATGAAACTCCTGGGAATAGAGGCGCCACAGAGGATGTGA
- a CDS encoding pelota family protein — translation MRVLGLNQERGEVELVVEVLEDLYYLFLLVRKGDVVYGWTTRQLRIERATGEERGERIPVYLGVEVEKVSYAKFSEKLRFTGRVVEAPEEVYAKGSFHTIQVGVGDRVKIVKKSGIDGFTRNILEKAASKIRRVLLISVGDEEVAVGYLSPVGVEVRAVVGYSPVGRGKESSLDERYREPIASIVQRIFESGRAEHVDEVVVAVNERLAEVVSRVLGELGVKARVVKVSEGGEAGIYELLRGGQSRELLSSVRLPLELAEVERVLQELFSGKGKAVAGLENVEKVAEWGIVKTLIVSDALLFGEESRERVLKVLGEVFSRNGKIFIVPEESEAGRKLKPFGGALAELYYSLE, via the coding sequence TTGAGGGTACTGGGGTTGAACCAAGAGAGAGGCGAGGTCGAACTCGTGGTCGAGGTATTAGAGGATCTCTACTACCTGTTTCTACTCGTACGTAAAGGTGACGTAGTCTATGGTTGGACTACGCGCCAGTTGAGGATCGAGCGGGCCACGGGCGAGGAGCGCGGCGAGAGGATTCCAGTCTACCTCGGAGTAGAGGTGGAGAAGGTCTCCTACGCCAAGTTCTCCGAGAAGCTGAGGTTCACGGGAAGGGTTGTCGAGGCGCCCGAGGAGGTTTACGCGAAGGGATCGTTTCACACGATACAGGTGGGGGTTGGAGACCGCGTTAAGATCGTGAAGAAGAGCGGGATAGACGGATTTACGAGAAACATCCTTGAAAAGGCTGCGTCGAAGATAAGAAGAGTTCTTCTGATCAGCGTCGGTGACGAGGAGGTGGCGGTCGGCTACCTTTCTCCCGTAGGCGTCGAGGTAAGAGCCGTGGTTGGCTATTCGCCTGTAGGCAGAGGGAAGGAAAGCAGCCTCGACGAGCGGTATAGAGAACCAATAGCGTCTATAGTGCAGAGAATTTTCGAGAGCGGGAGAGCTGAACATGTAGACGAGGTGGTGGTCGCGGTTAACGAGAGACTTGCGGAAGTGGTTTCAAGAGTATTAGGGGAGCTCGGCGTTAAGGCTAGGGTCGTCAAGGTATCAGAAGGTGGGGAAGCGGGGATCTACGAGCTGCTCAGGGGCGGTCAATCAAGGGAGCTCCTGAGCTCCGTCCGCTTACCCCTCGAGCTCGCAGAGGTAGAGAGAGTGCTCCAGGAGCTTTTCAGCGGTAAGGGCAAGGCGGTCGCTGGGCTTGAAAATGTCGAGAAAGTAGCCGAGTGGGGGATCGTCAAGACGCTCATAGTGTCGGATGCGTTGTTATTCGGCGAGGAGTCTAGGGAGAGAGTACTCAAAGTCTTAGGCGAAGTTTTTTCCCGGAACGGCAAGATATTCATAGTACCCGAGGAAAGCGAGGCAGGCCGCAAGCTAAAACCATTTGGAGGAGCTCTGGCCGAGCTCTACTACTCTCTCGAGTAG
- a CDS encoding translation initiation factor IF-2 subunit gamma: MSEDEFQEALKKQPLVNIGTSGHVDHGKTTLIEALTGVWASRHSEELKRGITLKIGYADTAIYKCPKCPPPQAYYTSATMPKDGKCKYCGSPLEFVRKVSFIDVPGHEMLMSIMLAGAALMDGALLVVDATKECPQPQTREHFTALSIIGVRNLVIVQNKVDVVSKERALESYNEIKKFIAGTWAENAPIVPVSALHKANIDALVWAIEEYIPTPRRDFSKPPRMFVIRSFDVNKPGTNAKDLVGGVLGGTIVQGRFEVGHEIEIRPGIKIKKDGQEVYEPVYTTITSLKTGDQPLEKAYPGGLVAVGTTLDPSVTKADNLIGNVVGYPGTLPPTLYDLEIEVNLLERVVGLDKPMKVEPVRAGEILMVNVGTALSIGAVTSVRDNVAHMKLKIPVVAETGTRVAISRQLAGKWRLIGYGFVK; encoded by the coding sequence ATGAGCGAGGACGAGTTCCAAGAAGCTCTCAAGAAGCAACCCCTTGTGAACATAGGTACTAGTGGTCACGTGGACCACGGGAAGACCACGCTTATCGAAGCCTTAACGGGGGTTTGGGCGTCGCGGCACTCCGAGGAGTTGAAGAGGGGTATCACGCTGAAGATCGGCTACGCCGATACAGCTATCTATAAGTGTCCCAAGTGCCCGCCGCCGCAAGCCTACTACACTAGCGCTACCATGCCGAAAGACGGTAAATGCAAGTACTGCGGGTCTCCGCTAGAATTCGTGAGGAAAGTCTCCTTCATAGACGTCCCTGGACACGAGATGTTGATGTCCATAATGCTCGCTGGGGCGGCGCTGATGGATGGAGCGTTGCTCGTCGTGGATGCCACCAAGGAGTGCCCCCAGCCCCAGACGAGGGAACACTTCACCGCCCTCTCGATCATAGGCGTCAGAAACTTGGTCATAGTGCAGAACAAGGTAGACGTTGTGTCCAAGGAGAGAGCCTTGGAAAGCTACAACGAGATAAAGAAGTTCATAGCGGGTACCTGGGCGGAGAACGCGCCTATAGTCCCCGTATCCGCGCTACACAAGGCGAACATAGACGCCCTCGTGTGGGCTATCGAAGAGTACATACCGACGCCTAGGAGAGACTTCTCTAAACCCCCTAGGATGTTCGTGATACGATCCTTCGATGTTAACAAGCCTGGAACTAACGCAAAAGACCTCGTGGGAGGAGTGCTGGGCGGAACTATCGTTCAGGGAAGGTTTGAAGTGGGGCACGAGATCGAGATAAGACCCGGCATTAAAATCAAGAAGGACGGACAGGAAGTCTACGAACCGGTATACACGACCATAACCTCCCTTAAGACAGGCGACCAGCCGCTCGAGAAAGCATACCCCGGCGGACTCGTAGCCGTCGGTACAACTCTCGACCCCAGCGTAACTAAGGCGGACAACCTGATAGGCAACGTGGTAGGGTATCCCGGCACACTTCCGCCGACACTCTACGACCTTGAAATCGAAGTAAACCTTCTCGAAAGGGTTGTAGGTCTAGACAAGCCGATGAAAGTAGAACCCGTGAGAGCCGGCGAGATACTCATGGTTAACGTGGGGACAGCGCTCTCCATAGGTGCAGTTACAAGCGTCAGGGACAACGTAGCACACATGAAGCTAAAAATCCCCGTGGTCGCAGAGACTGGCACACGCGTAGCGATTTCGAGGCAACTAGCCGGCAAGTGGAGGCTCATAGGCTACGGATTCGTGAAGTAG
- a CDS encoding ribosome biogenesis protein: protein MKKLVLVLADAGLELVPRELWSHPAVKSHAKRRGKNPGRMLLDISVHYAAMKTLNEYWKRGRPDIVHVSLLVAQDSVLNRLGYLHTVIHTYDGKLVELDPSMVVPRNYNRFVGLFEQLLEKGQVPPGSEKPLAKLRTGRNLGEVLKEMGVDAVYRLSEKGEPVKPLDLARRIAGSDVPAVIIGAFQRGEFSKEVLSIEAEEYSIFREALPAWTVVAEVVVSLEHVSVWGASH, encoded by the coding sequence ATGAAGAAGTTGGTCCTAGTATTGGCGGACGCCGGGCTAGAGCTGGTACCGAGGGAGCTCTGGAGCCACCCAGCCGTGAAGAGCCATGCGAAGCGGCGCGGCAAAAACCCAGGAAGGATGCTGCTGGACATCTCGGTGCACTACGCGGCGATGAAGACGCTTAACGAGTACTGGAAGAGGGGTCGACCGGACATAGTGCACGTTTCCCTCCTGGTGGCCCAGGACTCCGTGCTCAACAGGCTAGGCTACCTGCATACCGTTATACACACGTACGACGGTAAGCTCGTCGAACTGGACCCCAGCATGGTGGTTCCGAGGAACTACAACAGGTTCGTGGGGCTTTTCGAACAACTACTAGAGAAGGGACAGGTACCGCCGGGCTCCGAGAAGCCTCTCGCGAAGCTACGCACGGGGAGAAACCTCGGCGAAGTTTTGAAAGAGATGGGTGTGGACGCCGTGTACAGGCTTAGCGAGAAAGGCGAGCCCGTAAAGCCCTTAGACCTCGCTAGGAGGATTGCCGGCTCAGACGTGCCGGCCGTGATAATAGGAGCATTCCAGAGGGGGGAGTTCAGCAAGGAAGTGCTCAGCATCGAAGCAGAGGAGTACTCCATATTCCGCGAAGCCCTCCCCGCGTGGACGGTGGTCGCGGAGGTTGTAGTCTCGCTAGAACACGTATCGGTGTGGGGTGCCTCGCATTGA
- a CDS encoding HIT family protein encodes MRLDVLWAPWRMAYIEYAKIERGEGCFICKAVESSELEENLVVYKGEKIIVMLNRYPYNTGHLLVAPTRHVADFSQLSDEELFSLAKAVSLSLELLKKALSPDGFNVGVNLGRVAGAGLESHLHVHVVPRWNGDTNFMPVIADAKVIPEALKDTRRKLLKHVDVFEGLR; translated from the coding sequence GTGCGTTTGGACGTTCTATGGGCGCCTTGGCGAATGGCCTACATCGAGTATGCGAAGATAGAGCGGGGAGAGGGGTGCTTCATATGCAAGGCTGTTGAAAGCTCCGAACTCGAAGAGAACCTGGTGGTCTACAAGGGAGAGAAGATCATCGTGATGCTAAACCGCTACCCCTACAACACGGGGCACCTCTTAGTCGCTCCTACGAGGCACGTAGCAGATTTCTCGCAGTTGTCGGACGAGGAACTGTTCTCGCTCGCGAAAGCGGTCTCCCTATCGCTGGAGCTTCTGAAGAAGGCTCTCTCCCCCGATGGCTTCAACGTGGGAGTAAACCTCGGCCGGGTCGCGGGAGCAGGACTAGAGTCGCACCTACACGTTCACGTAGTCCCGAGGTGGAACGGAGACACGAACTTTATGCCGGTAATTGCCGATGCGAAGGTCATACCGGAGGCTTTGAAGGACACGCGGCGAAAGTTGCTGAAGCACGTCGACGTCTTCGAAGGCTTACGCTAG
- a CDS encoding ribonuclease P protein component 4, with protein MKRDEREIRDLARQRIKRLLEFAAKVYRVEPRLADRYGELSLLIAKKARLHYPDFLKARVCRKCGAFLVVGFSARVRVKNRGKMKYIAVTCLRCGYTRRYPLKRSAVPPKPWYVLYGEVAGHD; from the coding sequence ATGAAGAGGGACGAGCGCGAAATCAGGGATCTTGCAAGGCAAAGGATTAAGAGGCTCCTGGAGTTCGCCGCGAAGGTATATCGCGTAGAGCCGCGCCTCGCCGACAGGTACGGCGAGCTGTCCCTGCTGATAGCTAAGAAGGCGCGGCTCCACTACCCGGACTTCCTCAAGGCTAGAGTGTGCAGGAAGTGCGGAGCCTTCCTAGTCGTGGGTTTCTCCGCAAGAGTAAGAGTGAAAAACAGGGGCAAGATGAAGTACATCGCGGTTACCTGTCTCAGGTGCGGCTACACGAGGCGGTATCCCTTGAAGAGGAGCGCCGTGCCGCCGAAGCCCTGGTACGTGCTTTACGGAGAGGTGGCCGGGCATGATTAG
- a CDS encoding methyltransferase has translation MKEVRILATTVQGLEWFVCEELREICGEVRVFSAREGSGRVIAEIDERCLAILMEKARSVEKVYLFFGEAASIEEAGIDLSEKLREFSGFFRFFSVHAERITKDIDLTSLEIAAKIGEMVKTRLNLDVSLDFPDIPVYVEYEKGVYRYGVDLCFHRSLRDRPYRRFIHRSALNPLIAYALCRAVRGGKSLWDPFCGSGTIPLECLEVYPWARAVCSDVNAEFIAGALQNSLAVGKELDLVVSDIRSAPLRSGSIDAVVTNPPFGIREKAVGGLRKVYEALFTEASRVLVQGGRLAVLTPHRKLVESLAQKHSFLKVGEWRLNEGGLLSYMLLYSRE, from the coding sequence ATGAAAGAAGTGCGCATACTCGCTACCACCGTGCAGGGACTTGAGTGGTTTGTCTGCGAGGAGCTCCGCGAGATATGCGGAGAAGTAAGGGTTTTCTCGGCGCGCGAAGGGTCGGGGAGAGTTATCGCCGAGATAGACGAACGGTGTTTAGCGATTCTCATGGAGAAGGCGCGGTCGGTCGAGAAAGTGTACTTGTTCTTTGGCGAAGCGGCATCGATAGAGGAGGCGGGAATCGACCTTTCGGAGAAGCTGAGAGAATTCTCAGGTTTCTTCAGGTTCTTCTCTGTTCACGCCGAGAGGATAACTAAGGATATCGATCTAACGTCCCTAGAGATAGCCGCTAAGATAGGGGAAATGGTAAAGACGAGGCTGAATCTCGACGTCTCGCTGGACTTTCCAGACATACCCGTGTACGTTGAGTACGAGAAGGGGGTTTACAGGTACGGTGTAGACCTTTGCTTCCACCGTAGCCTTAGAGACAGACCCTACAGGAGATTCATCCATAGATCCGCGCTCAACCCCCTGATTGCCTATGCCCTCTGCCGCGCGGTGCGCGGTGGGAAATCCTTATGGGATCCCTTCTGCGGTAGCGGAACCATACCGCTGGAGTGCCTAGAAGTCTACCCCTGGGCACGCGCTGTATGTAGCGATGTAAACGCGGAGTTTATTGCTGGAGCATTGCAAAACTCTCTCGCGGTGGGCAAGGAGCTAGATCTTGTGGTTTCTGATATCAGGAGTGCTCCCTTAAGGTCAGGCTCCATCGATGCTGTCGTGACGAACCCACCGTTCGGGATAAGGGAGAAGGCTGTGGGAGGGCTCCGGAAGGTTTACGAGGCTCTCTTCACCGAGGCTTCCCGCGTCCTCGTCCAAGGGGGGAGGCTTGCCGTACTTACGCCCCACAGAAAGCTCGTCGAGAGCCTTGCACAGAAACACTCGTTCTTGAAAGTAGGAGAGTGGAGGCTGAACGAGGGAGGATTACTGAGTTACATGCTACTCTACTCGAGAGAGTAG